From the genome of Candidatus Woesearchaeota archaeon:
AAAATAAGATGCGCAATTCTGCCTCGTTTTTCCGGCGCCACGTAGTGTACAAACCTGCGGATGAGGTGCTTAAGTCCAAGCACAATACTGATAAGGCCGATGAAAAAAAGAAACAAAAGCAGCACAATGCGCGGGGAATACTGGCCAACAGAAAGGTGAAAAAACGAGTTTACCTGTTGGTCAAGCCGAGCCAGGAGTAAAAGGATTTCCTTTCCATAGGCGATGATGAAAAAAAGCATCAGCGAAAGAAAGCCGAGTACAATAAGAAATACCCACCGTTTCAGATGGAGCCCGGGCATGAAGAGTTTTCGAAGCATGGAAAGGAGAAATAAGGAGGGGGTTTAAAAACTTAATTGATGAATATTAAGCACTCGCCATCGCTACTGGTTTTCCTGCAGTTTTGCTTTTCTCAACCATCTCAATCAGGCATTGGCACGGGAGTTTCTGTCGAGCTTTGTTGAGTGCGATTTTTGCAGTGGTAACGTGCTCTTTTGAGGTGTTAATCTGAAAAATGATCTGATCCTTGAACACACGCGCTGCAATGCCGATTGGCTTGCCGAAAGACGCTGCCATGCCAGTGCTCATACGGTCTGCGCCAGCGCCGGATGCAAGCGGGTTTTCACGAAGGATGTGGTGAGGATAAATGCGGATTTTCAGGTGATAGTTTCCTTTGCCGATTTTCTCTTCCAGCACGCGGTTTGAGACTTGCCGTGCTGATTCGATAGCATTATGGCGAATTTGAAGGTTGCTCTTTGATTTCAGAAACAGTTGTACTGGAAACTGGTCGCTTTTATTCGCGCTGCCCATGTCATACCGCACGATTTTGCTGGCGGGGTTGGCTCTGATGTAGGATTTAGCTCTGAACTTTGAACGCCGAGTATAGGGACGTTCGAGCCGTCGATAGGAGATTGCTTTTCTAATGCTTACCATAGACGCACAAAATTAGGCAGGGATTTATAAATGTTTCTATCGCGGTTCTTGGCACTGCGCCACGGTCATCGAGTTTGTTTTAAAATAAGCAGCGCAATCGTTGCTAAGATTTAATGAACTGGTAAATTCTCCGCACCGCGCTGCGGACTGCCCCACGCCGACAGGGCTTTGGGAGAAGGTATCGAGACATTGTGCACAGCAGGATTGCTGAATGTTCTCAGCCGATGAAGCACATCCGCCTACGATGAACGTGAGAATTAAAAGAATGATTAGGTTGTTCATAGAAGGGAGATAAACAAACAAATATTTAAATACTCGCCATCTTTTTGCATTCCTATGTCCCTTGACATCCTTTCCATGATCATGACCGTTGTCGGCCTCTGCCTTTTTGAGACCGTCAGCAGCCTTGACAATGCAGTCATCAATGCAGAAGTTCTCCACACGATGAGCGCCCGTGCGCGGAAATGGTTCTTGTTGTGGGGCATGTTGTTTGCTGTTTTTATTGTCCGTGGTATTCTCCCTCTTATTATCATCTGGTGGACTGCGCCTCAACTCGGATTGTGGGGCGCGTTCACTGCAACATTCAGCTCTGATCCGCGAGCTGTTGCAGCCATAGAATCATCCGCCCCTGTTCTTCTTGTCGGCGGCGGCATTTTTTTGGTCTTTTTATTTTTCCACTGGCTGTTTTTGGAGCCGAAAATGTATGGCCTGCATACCGAGCGTACGGAGCGATTTTTTGAGCGCCATGGAGTCTGGTTTTTTGCGGTTGTTTCGATACTCCTTGCGGTCATCACCTGGTTTGCGCTGCAAAAAAATCCCCTGATGGCATTCAGTGCCGTGATTGGCTCAACGGCCTTTTTCATCACGCACGGCTTCAAGCAGAATGCCGAAAAGATGGAGCATCAGATGATACACGGCAAAGGACATATGAGTGACTGGAGCAAGATTATGTACCTTGAAGTGATTGACTCTACGTTTTCCATCGACGGTGTACTTGGAGCGTTTGCATTTACGCTTTCCATTCCGTTAATTCTGTTTGGTAATGGTCTCGGCGCTCTGGTTGTGCGACAAGTGACCATTGGAAACATTGAGCGCGTCAAGAAATACAAGCTCCTCAAGAATGGTGCTATGTATTCAATTCTTATACTCGGTGCGATTATGATTGCAGAAAGCTTTGGCGTGCACATACCCAGCATTGTGCCACCGTTGACAACACTCGGGGTACTTGGATACTTCTTGTATCAGGCGAAGAAACAATTGAAAATGACGCAAGCTGCCAGTTGATTAGTACGCCTTCTGCAAATAAATTTAAAAGCATCCTCCTCTTTTCAATAGCGTTCCGATGGAAATAATCAAAATTGTCATTGTTATAGTGCTCGTTGTAGTGTCAGGGCTTTTTTCAGGACTGCTTCTGGGGCTGATGAGCCTGAGCCTCGACATGCTCCGGCGCAAAGTTGCGCTTAATAACCCTGCAGCGGTTCGCATCTACCCGTTGCGCAAGAAGAGCAACCAACTGCTCTGCACGCTTATTCTTGGCAATGTGGCAGTTAACACCACCATTGCCTTGGTACTTGGTTCACTAACTTCAGGATTTATTGCAGGCGTCATTGCAACCAGCCTTATTGTGGTGTTTGGAGAGATTCTTCCCCAAGCATTCTTTGCTAAACATGGCCTTGTCTATGGGGCAAAGGCTGCTGGCCTCGTTGAGCTTTTGATGGTATTATTTTACCCTATCACAAAACCAATTGCGCTATTATTGGACAAGCTCGTTGGCGGGAATCTACCAACCATCTATTCACGCAAGGAGTTTCACCTCCTGCTCCGGCAGCAACGCACCCGGGCTGAGAAGCTTGGAAAGTCTGACATCGCGCACCACGAGTTTGACCTGCTTGAACGCGGCTTAGTATTGTCAGAGAAACGAGTAAAAGACATTATGACTCCCTTCAATACTGCTTCAGTTATCAACCGAAACGCAGTGCTTGATAAGAAAGTCATCGGCATGTTTCGTGAACGCGGATATTCTCGTGTGCCGGTCTTTGACCCGGTGCGGCGGACTATTGTCGGCCTACTCTACGCAAAAGATCTTTTCCATATCAGCCCTGGTGACAAGGTGAAGGTTACCGTTGAAACAATGATGCGTAAAACTGTCCAGTACATCAGTCCTGATGACCGGCTTGACCGGGTATTGGAACTGTTTAAGAAAAAGCACACGCACTTATTTATTGTCAGAAATCATCGAGGGAAAATCACCGGCATTCTCAGCCTTGAAGATGTCCTTGAAGAAATTGTCGGTGAGATAATCGATGAGTATGATTAAATAACGAGCAAGCAACTGTGAGTGAGACAGTTATTCTACCATTCGGGCTTTAAAGGAAAAAGTTTCAAGGAGTGTTTGTGCAGTCATTGATTTATCGTCTGAAAAGAGATTGTTTGTAGCATCCGCCAGAACAGCAGAAGTACCATGTAATCGATAGACAAGTAAGCCAACACGAAAATAGGTTTTAAGAACTGATTCCGAAGAGGCATTTGCTTGTGACTCTAATCGACCAAGAAGCGCTCGATTTTTATTGGAATCTTGGAGTTTGGCGATACGTTTTTCGAGCTGGCAAAGCTGCTCGAACTCGGGAATGTGTAGTTCAGGATCTTTATACTGGTAGATGACCAAGCTAAACAGAGAATCATCGTCGTCAAAACCGTGGATAACACCTCCCACTGAATTAGCAGAAACATCGGCACCAAGTTTGTGAGTATCATATGAAAATTGGAGGTATGCTAAATCACCCGGACTTGGTGTCACGACATCACCAACAGGATGGGTGTGAACAAGAAATAGTCCATAGACGCCTTGTTGGTAAAGAACATCGGGCGCAGTTAAAACGCGTCGATTATCTCCTTTGAAAAGAGGATACTCAATCGTTCTTTTTCCAAGAGAGCGGTGCACTTCAAATCCCGCTTCGCGACCAGTACGACCAGTGAAACGAAGTGCCTGCACCATTTTTTGGGTAATACGTGGTGATGTTAACATACCATACAGAAATGCACCGTTTATATGTTCACTATTTGCCATACTTGATCAAGAAAGGAAGGCATTAAAATAGTTTCCTCAATGCTTAAAAAGGTATCACATCTCTTCTGGCGCCTCAATGCCCAAGAGTGCAAGCCCTGTTTTCAACACGTGCCGCACACAATGCGCCAAAAAGAGCCGCGCGTTACGCTGATCTTTTTCCGCCATGAGAATCGGGCAGGCATGGTAAAATTCATTGAACGC
Proteins encoded in this window:
- a CDS encoding CNNM domain-containing protein — its product is MEIIKIVIVIVLVVVSGLFSGLLLGLMSLSLDMLRRKVALNNPAAVRIYPLRKKSNQLLCTLILGNVAVNTTIALVLGSLTSGFIAGVIATSLIVVFGEILPQAFFAKHGLVYGAKAAGLVELLMVLFYPITKPIALLLDKLVGGNLPTIYSRKEFHLLLRQQRTRAEKLGKSDIAHHEFDLLERGLVLSEKRVKDIMTPFNTASVINRNAVLDKKVIGMFRERGYSRVPVFDPVRRTIVGLLYAKDLFHISPGDKVKVTVETMMRKTVQYISPDDRLDRVLELFKKKHTHLFIVRNHRGKITGILSLEDVLEEIVGEIIDEYD
- a CDS encoding DUF475 domain-containing protein, which codes for MSLDILSMIMTVVGLCLFETVSSLDNAVINAEVLHTMSARARKWFLLWGMLFAVFIVRGILPLIIIWWTAPQLGLWGAFTATFSSDPRAVAAIESSAPVLLVGGGIFLVFLFFHWLFLEPKMYGLHTERTERFFERHGVWFFAVVSILLAVITWFALQKNPLMAFSAVIGSTAFFITHGFKQNAEKMEHQMIHGKGHMSDWSKIMYLEVIDSTFSIDGVLGAFAFTLSIPLILFGNGLGALVVRQVTIGNIERVKKYKLLKNGAMYSILILGAIMIAESFGVHIPSIVPPLTTLGVLGYFLYQAKKQLKMTQAAS
- a CDS encoding 50S ribosomal protein L16; translated protein: MVSIRKAISYRRLERPYTRRSKFRAKSYIRANPASKIVRYDMGSANKSDQFPVQLFLKSKSNLQIRHNAIESARQVSNRVLEEKIGKGNYHLKIRIYPHHILRENPLASGAGADRMSTGMAASFGKPIGIAARVFKDQIIFQINTSKEHVTTAKIALNKARQKLPCQCLIEMVEKSKTAGKPVAMASA